In Amphiura filiformis chromosome 1, Afil_fr2py, whole genome shotgun sequence, the following are encoded in one genomic region:
- the LOC140151361 gene encoding G-protein coupled receptor GRL101-like: MDCTTLEPQPPLFTCGSLMQIPFLRVTMWILGISAVVGNLFVIAMRLRETPASVSATKQRLFIANLGASDSLMGIYMLIIASADLYYGNDYFNYSEQWRSGVVCKIASFLALLSSEASVFIITLISLDRCLSVAFPFSQLQLRGFSSKVTLCILWMASIALALAPTLLAGPDSDYYDLSDVCVGLPLITRPSSFQIEVSTVGNQLSDNNFDIPIPSDSKPAWYFSIAIFLGLNLVCFLIIFMSYVTIFVYVKKSAKSAARKQSNREEIKMAIKMAAVIGTDFLCWFPVIIMGILSQTHLVVIPLVMYIWSVVFILPINSSLNPFLYTLLSAISDYRSKRVKKESMGSSIGSKSISGNRSIASEKATAGTDITST; encoded by the coding sequence ATGGACTGCACCACGTTGGAACCACAGCCGCCACTGTTTACATGTGGAAGCCTGATGCAAATTCCATTCCTACGCGTTACCATGTGGATACTTGGTATCAGTGCTGTAGTGGGTAATCTATTTGTCATAGCAATGCGTCTCAGAGAAACCCCCGCATCTGTAAGTGCTACCAAACAGCGGTTATTCATCGCAAATTTAGGGGCGTCTGATTCTCTTATGGGGATCTATATGTTGATTATTGCATCTGCAGATCTCTATTATGGTAACGATTATTTCAATTATTCTGAACAATGGAGATCAGGTGTTGTCTGTAAGATAGCAAGTTTTCTGGCACTTCTGTCGAGCGAAGCATCTGTCTTCATTATCACGCTTATTAGTCTAGATAGATGTCTAAGTGTAGCCTTCCCATTTAGCCAACTACAACTACGAGGGTTTTCATCCAAGGTGACTTTGTGCATTCTGTGGATGGCATCCATTGCCTTAGCTCTTGCACCTACTTTACTCGCTGGTCCCGATTCAGATTACTACGACTTATCAGATGTATGTGTTGGGTTGCCCCTTATCACACGACCCAGTAGTTTCCAAATAGAAGTAAGCACCGTTGGCAATCAGTTATCTGACAATAACTTTGACATCCCTATTCCGTCAGATTCGAAGCCGGCTTGGTATTTTTCCATCGCGATATTTCTTGGACTTAATTTGGTTTGTTTTCTCATAATATTCATGTCCTACGTCACtatttttgtttacgttaaaaaGTCTGCAAAAAGTGCTGCTCGTAAACAAAGCAACAGAGAAGAAATCAAAATGGCCATCAAAATGGCGGCCGTAATCGGTACGGATTTTCTTTGCTGGTTCCCAGTGATTATCATGGGGATCCTCTCCCAAACGCATCTTGTTGTGATTCCCTTAGTCATGTACATCTGGTCCGTAGTATTTATTTTGCCAATTAATTCATCACTAAATCCTTTCTTATACACCCTACTATCGGCGATTTCGGATTATCGCTCCAAACGAGTCAAAAAAGAATCAATGGGATCATCGATTGGATCTAAGAGTATTAGCGGGAATAGGTCTATAGCGAGTGAAAAGGCAACTGCTGGTACTGACATAACTTCGACATGA